The Streptococcus suis DNA window AAGGACAAACTGTGGCACAACGATTTTATTAAAATAATAAATATTTAATATTCGACGTAGAAAGGGTAAAAGGAGAACTGAATAAAAAAGGAGGAAGATAATTTTTGGTAAGCTACTATGACGGATAATTGCGACCATACTATCTCTAACATCTCTCAAGTAATCCGATAAGTGCTTGACTTTTTCATCTAACAATTGCCAAACCCCAGTAAAAAGAAGAGCTAACTCCAGATAGGCAATCCCAATATTGGCGAAAAATAAGAGAATAAACAAGCCAGAAACAAAAAGATTCTCAGAAAATACCGATAAAAGATTCGTCGGTGAAAGATAAGCATGACCTGTTAGGGCTAATAGCCTTTCTGAGACCCACGAATTAAGTGGTATCCACACAAACTCCATAAATGCGAACAGAGTAAAAAAGAGTAATAGAATCTTGTCTAAGTTGTAATAGATTTTTTGAAATTCACGATATATCTTTTTCATGGTACTAGTGTCCCATATTCTTTCAGGAATTGCAAGCCATCATTAAACATGAAAAAATAGAAAAATAAAGGAGAAATAGATGACTACCCAACCGACCATTGCAGTATTGGAAGAAGAGCATTTATATTCAATTTGGAAAAATGGATATAGCCAAATCCAACCTGAGTGGAAAAAATGGGATGGACCTGATTTTGAAGATTATCAGATGTATCCTGATTTTGAAGCATTTCGAATGAGTAAACTTTACAATTTCTTCTGTAATGATACTGTTTGGGGCATATTTGTAGATCGAGAACCGATAGGAATTGTTACCCGACATTGGGAAGATGAAAAAACTCGATGGCTCGAAATCGGGATTGTTATCTATCAGCAAAAGTATTGGAATGGGGGCTGCGGGACAAGAGCTCTCAAACTCTGGATGGATCATATTTTTCAAACTAATACTGAATTAGAACATATCGGACTAACTACTTGGTCTGACAACCACCGTATGATGCGAGCAGCTGAAAAAATCGGTATGATAAAAGAAGCGCAGATCCGCAAAGTGCGATACTGGAAGGGACATTATTACGACTCTGTCAAATATGGAATAATAAGAGAGGAATGGGAAGCAGATAAAATAGTTCCCATTCCAGATTCTTTACCCCTAACGAACGATTACAAAAATTAAGTCACATTGCGCTTACGATATAAGACAAAAAAAGATTGGTACCTACCAATCTTTTTAATGCAATCATTCACTCCCACATTCTCATACTCTTCGAGAATCAAAATTATCAGTTGTCAAGAGCCTGGATGAGTGAAGAGCTCCAGTGGACCTCGATTCGCTTCCTTTTTTTCAGGCTCATGATAAAAAGGTCCACTGGACCTTGATTCGCTTCCTTATTTTAAGGCTCATGATAAAAAGGTCCACTGGACCTTGATTCGCTTCCTTATTTTCAGGCTCATGATAAAAAGGTCCACTGGACCTTGATTCGCTTCCTTATTTTCAGGCTCATGATAAAAAGGTCCACTGGACCTTTTTATTTTCCAAACAAGCGTGCAAAGAAACCTTTGGTTTGCACTTCTTGTGACTGCGCTTTGACTTCATCTAACTCCAGCTTGAGGACTTCCTTATCAGCCATTGCTTTGAGAGTCAACTGTTGCTGTTGATCCAGTTGTTTGTCCTTCTCTGCAATCTGCACATCCTTAACTTTGAGTTGCTCATCTTTTTCTGCAAGTTGCTTATCTTTGGCTTTTAATTGACTATAAAGACGAATAATCTCCGCATTTTTTTCGTCAACCAAGATTTCCATCAATTCGCGCTGCTTCACTTCTTCGCTAATTGGTTCATCTTCAAAAATGGTTGTTTTGTAGATTTCTTCCAACTTAATCAAGCCAGCACGATTTACAACAGTCACACCCTTGTCATTTTTCTCTACGAATTCTTCTGGAAGTGATTTAACACGATTATTCATTGCCTGGCGGCTCACTCCCAAAATTTCAGCTAATTCACTGACTGTTTTTTCGATTCCCATAATTTCCTCGGTACTTACATTTCTCATAGTTTGTATCATTAAAATATTACCACATAAGCCTATCCCTGTCAAATTTAGGAGGAGCACCGTATGTGTCTGAAATTTTGAGAGGAGTCGAAACTGGAGCTATACTATACTACAAAAGTGGACAGAAAATTGTGTGTTATAATCTGTCTATTAAGACACAAAAATGAAAGGACTTTTATGTCAGGTTTTAAACGTTACGACGAGGATTTCAAACAATCGTTCGTTAATCTCTATCAAACTGGTAAAACACAGACTGAACTCTGTAAAGATTATGGGGTGAAAAGGCAACACTTTTCTGTACAAAATTTATAAAGTGTTTTTGTTAAACGATTGCTCTTTTAGTCATGGGTGTTTGGTAATGAAGTGTGCTGTGGATGCGATGGTGATTCCACCAGTGGACATAATCCTTAGTTTTAAGGGTTAATTCTTCCAGAGATCGGAAGTTTTCTTGGTTGATAAACTCCAGTTTGAAGGAGCGATAGGTACTCTCAGCTACCGCATTGTCATAAGGATAACCCGCTTGACTCAGCGAACGTGTGATGCCAAAGGCTTTTAACATCTTATCAATCAAGGCATTATCAAACTCCTTACCACGATCAGAATGGAAGAGTTTGACCTTGGTCAGAGCGTAGGGAATGCTTTGAATGGCTTCTTTGACCAAGTCAGCAGTCTTGTGCCAACCAAGAGATAGGCCAATAATTTCACGGTTGAAGAGGTCAATGATCAAGCAAACGTAAGCCCAACGATTGGCAACACGAACATAGGTTAAGTCCGTCACAAGGGTTTCCAATGGTTTTTGTTGGTTAAACTGTCTCTCTAAGAAATTCGGAACTGGTGCTTCATTCTTCCCTTTAGAATGCGGTTTGAAGGTAGCCTTCTGGTAAACAGAAACCAAATTCAATCTCTTCATGATGCAACGAATCCGACGGCGAGACAAGGTGATCCCTTGTGCTTCCAGACATTTCTTAATCTTCCTAGCGCCGTATCTGGACTTACTGTCAAGAAAAATGCGCTTCACCATTTCTTCAAGTTGTGCCTCAGATACTGGCACTACAGCTTTGTAGTAATAGCTAGAGCGAGGAATCTTCAACCAACGACACATGGCTGAAATGCTGTATTTATCCTTGTTAGCAGTGATTATTTCCCTTTTCGTGCCATAATCACTGCCGCTTGCTTTAGAATGTCTAATTGCATTTCGAGCTCTTTATTTCGTTTTCTGAGTTCTATCAACTCACGTTGTTCATCTGTCAGATTATCGACAGTTTTAAAGGAACCAGTTGTTAACCCACTTATCGAAGGTTGAGGGTGTTAAATCATATTCTTTGATCAGTTCACTGCGTTTTCTACCTGCATTGTGCAAGTCAACGATTTGTTGTTTGAAGTCATCTGTGAAGTAACGGCGAATTTTTCTAGACATATCTGTTCTCCTATTTTCTTTAGTGTAGAACACTTTATTCTTCTGTCTAGTTTAGTGTAACCTATTCAAAATATTATTTATTATTCTACTTTAATTTGTCCCATCATACCTGCTTCTTCATGTTCAAGAATGTGACAGTGGTACATATAAGTACCCTTCTTATTAAACTTAACTATAAGTCTTACTTTTTCGTTAGGCTCAATATATACAGTATCTTTCCATCCGCTCTCCTCTGGAGAAGGCGCATTACCGTTTCTTGATAGAATTTGAACCTGTGTGCCATGAATATGGAATGGGTGACCCATTTCATGCATCATTGATCCTGGGTTTGTAATTTCCCAAATCTCTGTATCTCCAAGCTTCACTGTTTCATCAATTCTATTCATATCAAACTTTTTACCGTTTATTGATACCATTTGACCCATACCTTGAAGCTCAAAGCTTCTTATCTTAGTAGCTTGTGCTTCTGACATTCTTTCTATATTCGTTAAAGTGCTAGGTACTTCAGTATCATCTTTCCCATCGCCTTTAACATTAAAGGTCATAATGGTTTCTTTATCACTCATAAGTGACAGCTTCGTTCCCTTTTCATACTTTGAAAAGTCCACTATTATCTCTGCTCTTTCCCCAGGTGATAACATAATATTTCTCTGGCTAACCGGTTTTTCTAAAAATCCACCGTCAGATACTATTTGATAGAATTCATCTCTATTATCTAACTTCAAATTAAAGTTACTTGCATTAGCACCATTAACTATTCTAAATCTCATCTTGACTCTATTAACCTCTAAATTAGGTTTAATAGCTCCGTTAACTATGATAGTATCCCCTGTTGCTCCATCCATCATATTTGTATTATAAATAAAACTGCCGTCCTTGCCAAAGCTTCTATCTTGAATTACTAAAGGTATATCATTTACTCCATATTCCTTAGGAATATTTAAGCTTTTTGATACTTCATCATCCACATAGAATAGTCCTGCTAAACCTTTATAAACTTGGGTAGCAGTATTTCCTCCAAAGTGCGGATGATACCACAATGTTGCAGCCTGTTGATTTACTGTAAAACTAGGCTCCCAAGTTGTTCCTGGTTCAATTCCTTGATGAGGGCCCCCATCCTTTTCTCCTTCTACCTCTAGTCCATGCCAGTGAACTGTAGTTGCTTCTTTTAGCTTGTTATTTACGTGCACATTTACTTGCTCACCTTTACTTACTCTGATGACAGGGCCTAAGAAGCTTCCGTTGTAACCCATAGTTCGTGTCTTGGTATTTGGTAAAAATGAAGTTTCTCCTTCTTGAGGTTCTAAAGTAAAATCCGCAATATTAGGATCTGGATTTTTATCCTCTAATAGTGGTGGTATAGGAAGTGTACTTTTTGTTTTACTTGTTTGAATATCTATATTAACTGCACTCTGGTTTATTTTAAAATAACTAATCATTGGTTCTAAAAGTGTAATATATCCAACTGCAGTTAATGCGACTGTAAGTCCAATACCTAATAACATATGTTTATTCTTACTCATTTTTATTCCTCCATAAATTATTAATACTAATTAATAATAATTATACTTTATCATTATGAAGGAAATATGAAGTGACCTGATATAATTAAGTTGTAACACCTGTGTATAGTTTGGTAAAATACATACATAATCCAAGGAGATGTTACAATGACAAACAATCGTTACGAGCCTGAGCTCAAACAAAAGGTTCTTCGCCTCTATCTGGAAGAGGGACGAACCAAGAAAAGCCTGACCGAAGAATATAATCTTGGACAAGGCACGCTGACATACTGGTTACAGCAATACCGCAAAGAATGCGATAACAGCCCAACAAAACGGGAAGAATCTGATTCATACGAAGTTGCAAAAAAGCTACGCAAAGAAATTGAAGAACTCAAAAAGGAAAATGATTTTTTAAAAAAAGCGGCAGCATTCTTTGCGAAGGAAATCGATTAGCTCAGTACCAGTTCATCCAGAAATATCAACAGACATTTGGGGTCAGATGGCTTCTTAGAAGAATGAACATCTGTCCAAATGCTTACTATAATTATCTTAAAAACAAAAAAACATGCTTATCGTCAGGAAAAGGCAGAGATTCAACGTAAAATTGTTGAAATCTACCACCGCGAAAATGGAGTTCCTGGATACCGAATGATGAACGATTATCTTAAGGGTATCGGAAGCATTCGTTCAGATCTGACAATACATCATTTTATGAATGAATTGGGCTTACGTTCCATCACACGTCGAAAGAAACCAAACTATGTAAAAGGAACTGCCAATAAAATCTTTCCAAACCTTCTGAATAGGGAATTTGATGTAAAAGAACCCAATAAAATATGGTGTACTGATTTTACATATTTAACTCGTCCAGATGGAACAATGCGTTACAATTGCACGATTATAGACCTTTGCGGTCGTGAAGTGGTTGCATCATTAAACAGCAGTCATATCGATACTGAATTGGCAAAGGAAACCTTGAAAATCGCACTAGAACGTCGAAAACCAGCAAAAGGAATTATCCTGCATTCTGAACAAGGGCGTCAATTTACCGCAAAAGAATTCAATAAATTTTGTGATAAAAACTATGTCCAACAAAGTATGAGCAAAGCAGGCTGTCCATATGACAATGCCGTTATGGAAAGATTCTACAATACGCTCAAACACGAATTCTATTATCTCTACAAGTTTGATTCAAATGACATTCTTGACCAAAAGCTCTATGAATTCGTTTATGGGAAATATAATCACGTAAGACCACATCGTGCAAACGGTGGACTTACACCTTATGCTGCACGATGTCGTGCAGCGTAAGAAATTTTATACACTAGTGTTACAAAAATGCTTGACTAGGTCAAAGAATACTATTGTTAATGGTAATAAAAAAGAGATATAATTTATAAAAATCATATCTCTAAATTAACTATGCTTTAATATCGATTTTTGAACCTAAGTTACTATCCTTTGCTGTATTCTTTGAATCTATAGAGCCTGTCTGATTGTGCATACCCTTCATATCGTAATTGAGGAAAGCCGTTAACTCGGTTTTGAGAAGCGTATTGACTGCTTTCTCCAAATGGACACGGAATAATTCATTCAAATCGCCTTTGTTCGCTAGAGTCTTTAGAATTTCTGTAGTAAAATCGTTCATAGGGAAGTCCTCTCTTCTGTGAATGTGTTGTGGTAACTCTATTCTACAGAAGGGACTTCCTTTTTTCTATTTACACAAAATATTTTACACTCTCCAGCACTGATAGAATATCAGTAAAAGCTTTCTTTTTTTGTAATCTCGTATTCAAAAGTTAATACTTTAGACAACATCCCAAAAGCAGAAGATTCTACTACGCCTGACAAAGTGATGACCTTTAGTGGCATGGGAAACATGGTCGCCATTGACGGCAAACAGTTCGACATGGACCGGATCGATTTACGCGCTAAGGTCGGGGAAAAGGAAGTTTGGGAGATTAAAAACACACGGGACATGATGGATGGCATGATCCATCCTTTCCACCTGCATGGCGTCCAGTTCAAGGTGATAATCCGGAATGGCAACGCCCCACCAGCCAATGAACAAGATTGGAAAGACACCATCGCACTTTATCCAGGCGATAGCGTTAGGATTGAAGTCACATTCCCAGAAAAGGGGATTTTTTATGTACCATTGCCATATCCTAGAGCACGAAGACAATGGCATAATGGGTCAAGTTTTAGTATAATGAAGATACCAACGAAATTGGAGGAGAAAGATTACGTGAAGATTTTAATTGTGGACGACGAAGCAAGCATTCTGAATATCGTGGAAGCCTATTTGAGTGCAAAAGGCTATCAAGTGTTTCGCGCTTTGAGCGGAAACGAGGCTTTAACAAAGGTTGATGTTGTCCAACCTGACTTGATTGTGTTGGATCTCATGCTGCCTGGTTTATCTGGCCTCGAAGTCTGTAAAAAAATAAGGGACTCCTCCACTGTACCGATTATTATGTTGACTGCGAAAACAGCCGAAAAAGATATCTTGGAAGGGTTAAGCCTGGGGGCTGATGACTACATCACAAAACCATTCAGCCCGAAAGAGCTGGTTGCTCGGGTCGAAACCGTTTTACGCCGTGTCCAACCAGAATACCGAGAAGAAAAGTGGTCTTTCGAAGAAGGTTTGCTGGTTATCTACCCGGATCGAAAACAAGTATTCAAACGAGGTGAAGAAATCATTTTGACCCCGACCGAGTATGCTTTATTAGCCCTTCTGGCCTCACATCCAATGCGCCTATTTTCACGGGAACAGCTGCTGGACGCTGTGAAAGGACTCGATTTTGATGGAACGGATCGGGTGATCGATACCCACATCAAAAATATCCGTCAAAAAATTGAGGACGACACGCGCAACCCCTACTTCATCTTAACCGCATATGGAATGGGGTATCGATTTGGTGGTCAAAAATGAAGCGAACCATTAAATGGCAACTCTTGCTCTCGTTTGTTTCTCTGTCCTTTATCTTAGTGGGGACCTTCAGCTGGATAACACTAAACTTAATGGAAAGCCACTTCGAAGACTATTTGCGCGAAAGGCAAGAATCAGAGTTAACAGCATACCAGACTGAGTTAGAAAACTTCTATCAGAAAACGGGTACTTGGGCAGATGCCACTCCAACAATCCAAAGTATTGGACGCGATGCTCTCCAGAAAGGCATCATCCTAAAAGTATATGACCATGCTGGCAACCAAGTATGGGGCCCCTCTCCCTCAGAGGAAGAAGAGTCAGAAAATAGGATTCAAACCCACCTCCAAAATATGGAGCAGATAATGGGCGATATAGAGAGTGGCTACGTGCACACAATCGTTCCCCTCGGTAGCGAAACAGACCCAATCGGTTCTCTCGAAGTGCAATCCGTTGGACCTTTCGCTTACACGGAACATGATGCGTTATTCCTTGCCGATATGAGGAACAACTTGATTTTTGTAGCGATTGGATCCCTAATTATCTCCTTATTTTTCGCGTTATTGATTGCCAAAAAATTGAGTTCACCAATCGTCAGAATACAGAATTTTACGACGGAAATTGCGAAGGGTCACTACAGTCAACTGGCGATTGAGGAAACAGGGATTCAGGAAATTGACATCCTCTTGGATTCCGTGGATGAATTGTCTGGGCAACTCCAACGCCAACAAGAGATTCGTAACCGCCTTTCCTCTGACATCGCACATGAAATCAGGACACCATTGACGACTTTGAAAGGCAATATTGAGGCCATGATTGACGGGGTCTGGGAAGTATCGGAAGAACGCCTCTACCACTGTTACGAGGAAGTTAACCGCATTGCCCGCCTGATTGGACAAATTGATCGGATCAATGAAATTGAAAGCCATGAAAGCCAGCTGCAGAAGTCATCCTTTGATTTGCTAGAACTTACACAACAAGTTGCCGGCACCTTTCAAGCTTTGTTGATTGAGAAGGGCATTGAATGTGCCATTAACGGAGAAGCGGTTTTAATTTCTGCTGATCGAGATAAGATTCATCAAGTGGTAACTAATCTCTTGTACAATGCAATTAAATTTACCCCTTCCGGTGGCCACATTGATCTTCAGGTTTCCCAAATTAGTGGAGCAGCTTCCTTTAAGATAACCGATACCGGTCAAGGAATCCCTCCAAATGAAATCAATCAAGTTTTTGAAAGGTTCTATATGGCTGAACCCTCTAGGAACAGGAAACTGGGTGGCCAAGGGATTGGTTTATCTATCGTAAAAAGTATCATAACGGCTCATCATGGCAACATAACAGTCAAAAGTGATTATGGAAAAGGTTCTACGTTTACCGTTATTCTTCCTGTCAAAAGATAGTAATCATCAAAAAAAGCGGTTCACTTTTATGTAAAGTGAACCGCTTTTTCAGCTTCATGCTAAAGTTTTTCATTTAATTTAGGCCTAATTAAGATTTTTAAATGTTAGAATAATTTATCTCTTTTCAGAAATCATTAAGTTGATTTTTTAGTTTAACTTAGCACTAATAATCATTTCAGAGTAATCCCATTTGGTGTTTCACCAACCTCAACCGTGGCAATAACTTCACTAGTCTCATTCTCAATAACACTGACCGTATCATCGAATGCATTCGTGACAAAGGTGTATTGATCATCTTCACTAATGACAACTCCATGTGCACCGCTACCCACTTCGATTGTTTCGACCACTTCATTACTATTTAAATCAACCTTTGAAACGGTATTGGAAGGATTCTCTTTGGTACCTTCATTTGCCACAAATACATATTGATCATCATGTTGAACAAACAACTGGATAGGACCATTTCCAACTGCTACTTTCTCAACTTTATTGGTTGTCAGATCAACGATTGCTAACGCATTTTCTCCATTTAATGTTACTAAGAGCGTTTGTCCATCTGAGGTGATACCAGTTGTAGCTCGAGTACTGCCAACAGTTATTCTATTAATTTCTTCCATACTTTCTAAATCAAGGACGCTTACAGTGTCTTCACCCATATTGGCAACGTAAGCCGTTTTTCCGTCTTCAGCGATTCTAAAACCGTGTGGACCTTCGCCTGTTGGGATTGTTTCAACCACTTCATAAGTAGATACATCAATGACTGAAACAGTGTTCTCTCCATTATTGGAAACTGCTGCATAGTTGCCATCGTTAGTGAAAACGATATGAGCAGGGTGACTCCCTACTTCAACTTCTGCAAGTTTTTCACCTGTTTCAGTATCATAAAAAGCTGCAATACCTTTTTCATCGTCACTTTCATTACTCATACTAGTATCACTATCTTCGTCGTGTTCCATCTCCATACTTTCATTGCTCATACTGGTATCACTATCTTCGTCGTGTTCCATCTCCATACGTTCATTACTATCTGAACTGTCTTCAGCATGCCCCTCGCTGGGAACAATTGTTACACCAATGACTTTTTCATCAGGTGAAATTTGTACATTATGTGCGGACCCATCGATGGCAATCGTATCCACAACTTCGTGCGTTTGAGCATCTACTTTGGTTACACTTCCGGTATCGGAAGTGTAATAGGCTTCTGTTTGTTCCTTCTTTTCTTCTTTAGAACTAGATTGACCCTCACTAGATCCTTGTGACGTTGATACGATTTCTTGTTGAGAAGAATTTTGACTACTTGTTGAATCTTCTT harbors:
- a CDS encoding sensor histidine kinase, with amino-acid sequence MKRTIKWQLLLSFVSLSFILVGTFSWITLNLMESHFEDYLRERQESELTAYQTELENFYQKTGTWADATPTIQSIGRDALQKGIILKVYDHAGNQVWGPSPSEEEESENRIQTHLQNMEQIMGDIESGYVHTIVPLGSETDPIGSLEVQSVGPFAYTEHDALFLADMRNNLIFVAIGSLIISLFFALLIAKKLSSPIVRIQNFTTEIAKGHYSQLAIEETGIQEIDILLDSVDELSGQLQRQQEIRNRLSSDIAHEIRTPLTTLKGNIEAMIDGVWEVSEERLYHCYEEVNRIARLIGQIDRINEIESHESQLQKSSFDLLELTQQVAGTFQALLIEKGIECAINGEAVLISADRDKIHQVVTNLLYNAIKFTPSGGHIDLQVSQISGAASFKITDTGQGIPPNEINQVFERFYMAEPSRNRKLGGQGIGLSIVKSIITAHHGNITVKSDYGKGSTFTVILPVKR
- a CDS encoding N-acetyltransferase; this translates as MTTQPTIAVLEEEHLYSIWKNGYSQIQPEWKKWDGPDFEDYQMYPDFEAFRMSKLYNFFCNDTVWGIFVDREPIGIVTRHWEDEKTRWLEIGIVIYQQKYWNGGCGTRALKLWMDHIFQTNTELEHIGLTTWSDNHRMMRAAEKIGMIKEAQIRKVRYWKGHYYDSVKYGIIREEWEADKIVPIPDSLPLTNDYKN
- a CDS encoding response regulator; the encoded protein is MTFSGMGNMVAIDGKQFDMDRIDLRAKVGEKEVWEIKNTRDMMDGMIHPFHLHGVQFKVIIRNGNAPPANEQDWKDTIALYPGDSVRIEVTFPEKGIFYVPLPYPRARRQWHNGSSFSIMKIPTKLEEKDYVKILIVDDEASILNIVEAYLSAKGYQVFRALSGNEALTKVDVVQPDLIVLDLMLPGLSGLEVCKKIRDSSTVPIIMLTAKTAEKDILEGLSLGADDYITKPFSPKELVARVETVLRRVQPEYREEKWSFEEGLLVIYPDRKQVFKRGEEIILTPTEYALLALLASHPMRLFSREQLLDAVKGLDFDGTDRVIDTHIKNIRQKIEDDTRNPYFILTAYGMGYRFGGQK
- a CDS encoding DUF536 domain-containing protein; amino-acid sequence: MGIEKTVSELAEILGVSRQAMNNRVKSLPEEFVEKNDKGVTVVNRAGLIKLEEIYKTTIFEDEPISEEVKQRELMEILVDEKNAEIIRLYSQLKAKDKQLAEKDEQLKVKDVQIAEKDKQLDQQQQLTLKAMADKEVLKLELDEVKAQSQEVQTKGFFARLFGK
- a CDS encoding copper oxidase, which translates into the protein MSKNKHMLLGIGLTVALTAVGYITLLEPMISYFKINQSAVNIDIQTSKTKSTLPIPPLLEDKNPDPNIADFTLEPQEGETSFLPNTKTRTMGYNGSFLGPVIRVSKGEQVNVHVNNKLKEATTVHWHGLEVEGEKDGGPHQGIEPGTTWEPSFTVNQQAATLWYHPHFGGNTATQVYKGLAGLFYVDDEVSKSLNIPKEYGVNDIPLVIQDRSFGKDGSFIYNTNMMDGATGDTIIVNGAIKPNLEVNRVKMRFRIVNGANASNFNLKLDNRDEFYQIVSDGGFLEKPVSQRNIMLSPGERAEIIVDFSKYEKGTKLSLMSDKETIMTFNVKGDGKDDTEVPSTLTNIERMSEAQATKIRSFELQGMGQMVSINGKKFDMNRIDETVKLGDTEIWEITNPGSMMHEMGHPFHIHGTQVQILSRNGNAPSPEESGWKDTVYIEPNEKVRLIVKFNKKGTYMYHCHILEHEEAGMMGQIKVE
- a CDS encoding YncE family protein, yielding MKKRIILAIVSSVSLLLAACGQEDSTSSQNSSQQEIVSTSQGSSEGQSSSKEEKKEQTEAYYTSDTGSVTKVDAQTHEVVDTIAIDGSAHNVQISPDEKVIGVTIVPSEGHAEDSSDSNERMEMEHDEDSDTSMSNESMEMEHDEDSDTSMSNESDDEKGIAAFYDTETGEKLAEVEVGSHPAHIVFTNDGNYAAVSNNGENTVSVIDVSTYEVVETIPTGEGPHGFRIAEDGKTAYVANMGEDTVSVLDLESMEEINRITVGSTRATTGITSDGQTLLVTLNGENALAIVDLTTNKVEKVAVGNGPIQLFVQHDDQYVFVANEGTKENPSNTVSKVDLNSNEVVETIEVGSGAHGVVISEDDQYTFVTNAFDDTVSVIENETSEVIATVEVGETPNGITLK